A single genomic interval of Centropristis striata isolate RG_2023a ecotype Rhode Island chromosome 8, C.striata_1.0, whole genome shotgun sequence harbors:
- the si:dkey-34d22.1 gene encoding discoidin, CUB and LCCL domain-containing protein 1 isoform X1, translating into MLAKYENILDAVKSLIAGFWITLSVFSVGVHGQEGNGCGHTLLGTESGTLASQNYPGTYPSNTWCKWRLRVPEGRTLRLLFGDFDIESSPGCKNGSLVITDKSGEPSLGPVCGRLDASQKNVTLRSNEVIITFRSGPHRSGRGFLLSYATDQYPDLISCLQRGSHSSSPLLSVYCPAGCKNVTGDVWGNSEQGYRDTSVLCKSAVHAGAASDSLGGRVTVNRGRSLTLYESTFSNGILSKTGSLSEKKLLFTQECNNILSITGLNASSFWDKNSQEHTMFWSSKNMGSSHKVLPWEANSNDASPWMELGLSDKSTITGIITTGSNNYHIESYSLFFSKDRKTWKLYKGALSKEKRVFEAYTDGHLRVLNSFFPPAVARFVRLQPLSWHGRASAQVQVLGCPVAKVTPRSQPPAGPTESPSINTPQPSSPPTPTDVPVLVETRLNTSTPAGSSQPVIVAVGVVLGLIMCGSCLLAGVWWKRRKKESQMKYSLPTTGCQSFQAKSLSGSPSELISYPLERNVHDALPNPPLNDYAEPAVTAIGQKVGSTFRPTSDEGYTTPFAISHYDTPVNLPEYAEPLPPEPEYATPFSDQLSDSNLPTLTGIVHSNAHRHAGGRKTSSHSQYDCPSHRMLSNGYCTPALHNNGPRPVSVVYAEPKSCDSLLQKHTYEEPL; encoded by the exons GTAATGGCTGTGGACATACCCTGCTGGGCACAGAGTCGGGCACATTGGCCTCTCAGAACTATCCAGGCACCTACCCCAGTAACACCTGGTGTAAGTGGAGGCTTCGAGTGCCAGAAGGACGAACGCTGCGGCTGCTGTTTGGGGATTTTGACATTGAGAGCAGTCCGGGCTGCAAGAATGGCTCTCTGGTGATCACAGACAAGAGTGGAGAGCCCAGTCTGG GTCCAGTGTGTGGGAGGCTTGATGCATCACAGAAGAATGTGACACTGAGAAGCAATGAAGTGATAATAACCTTCAGGTCAGGCCCGCACCGCTCTGGACGAGGGTTTCTACTGTCCTACGCCACGGACCAGTATCCAG ATCTCATTTCTTGTTTACAACGAGGATCTCATTCCAGCTCGCCACTTTTGAG tgtttactGCCCTGCTGGATGTAAGAATGTCACAGGGGATGTTTGGGGAAACTCTGAGCAGGGTTACAGAGAT ACCTCAGTCCTGTGCAAGTCTGCGGTCCACGCTGGAGCTGCATCTGATAGTCTGGGAGGCCGAGTCACTGTGAACCGTGGGAGAAGTCTGACACTTTATGAATCAACCTTTTCCAATGGAATCCTATCAAAAAC GGGATCATTATCTGAAAAGAAGCTGCTCTTCACCCAAG AATGCAACAACATCCTGAGTATTACCGGGTTAAATGCCTCATCTTTCTGGGATAAAAACAGTCAAGAGCACACAATGTTCTGGTCCTCCAAAAACATGGGTTCTAGCCATAAGGTCCTACCCTGGGAAGCAAACAGCAACGATGCATCCCCGTGGATGGAGCTGGGGCTGAGCGATAAAAGCACTATCACAg GAATAATAACAACAGGATCAAACAACTACCACATAGAGTCCTACAGCCTTTTTTTCAGCAAGGACAGGAAAACTTGGAAGCTTTACAAAGGAGCTCTCAGCAAAGAAAAAAGG GTGTTTGAGGCCTACACTGACGGCCACCTCAGGGTTCTCAACAGCTTTTTCCCTCCTGCGGTGGCTCGGTTTGTTCGGCTGCAGCCACTGAGCTGGCACGGTCGAGCTTCAGCTCAGGTACAGGTCCTCGGCTGTCCCGTTGCCAAGGTTACACCGAGGTCACAGCCACCCGCTG GTCCAACAGAATCTCCATCCATCAATACACCACAGCCCAGCAGCCCTCCTACCCCCACAGATGTCCCCGTGTTAGTGGAGACCAGACTCA ACACTTCCACTCCTGCAGGCTCCAGTCAGCCGGTCATAGTGGCAGTGGGCGTGGTCCTGGGCCTGATCATGTGCGGCAGTTGTTTGTTGGCTGGAGTCTGGTGGAAGAGAAG gaaaaaagagtcacaaatgAAGTACTCCTTACCCACAA CAGGTTGTCAGAGTTTCCAGGCAAAGAGTCTCTCTGGTTCCCCATCAGAGCTCATCTCTTACCCTCTGGAGAGAAACGTCCATGATGCTCTACCCAACCCTCCTCTAAATG ACTATGCAGAGCCTGCTGTTACAGCTATTGGACAGAAGGTTGGTTCCACATTCAGACCCACCTCAGATGAAGGCTACACCACGCCCTTCGCCATCAGCCACTATGACACTCCTGTGAACCTGCCGGAGTACGCCGAGCCTCTTCCCCCGGAGCCGGAGTACGCCACGCCGTTCAGCGATCAGCTCTCAGACTCCAACCTGCCGACTCTGACTGGGATTGTTCACAGCAATGCACACAGACATGCTGGTGGCAGGAAAACATCCAGCCACTCTCAGTACGACTGCCCGTCTCACAGGATGCTGTCCAATGGCTACTGCACGCCAGCTCTACATAACAACGGCCCCCGGCCAGTCAGCGTGGTCTACGCTGAgcccaagtcatgtgactcttTACTACAGAAGCACACATATGAGGAGCCTTTGTGA
- the si:dkey-34d22.1 gene encoding discoidin, CUB and LCCL domain-containing protein 1 isoform X2 yields MLAKYENILDAVKSLIAGFWITLSVFSVGVHGQEGNGCGHTLLGTESGTLASQNYPGTYPSNTWCKWRLRVPEGRTLRLLFGDFDIESSPGCKNGSLVITDKSGEPSLGPVCGRLDASQKNVTLRSNEVIITFRSGPHRSGRGFLLSYATDQYPDLISCLQRGSHSSSPLLSVYCPAGCKNVTGDVWGNSEQGYRDTSVLCKSAVHAGAASDSLGGRVTVNRGRSLTLYESTFSNGILSKTGSLSEKKLLFTQECNNILSITGLNASSFWDKNSQEHTMFWSSKNMGSSHKVLPWEANSNDASPWMELGLSDKSTITGIITTGSNNYHIESYSLFFSKDRKTWKLYKGALSKEKRVFEAYTDGHLRVLNSFFPPAVARFVRLQPLSWHGRASAQVQVLGCPVAKVTPRSQPPAGPTESPSINTPQPSSPPTPTDVPVLVETRLNTSTPAGSSQPVIVAVGVVLGLIMCGSCLLAGVWWKRRKKESQMKYSLPTSCQSFQAKSLSGSPSELISYPLERNVHDALPNPPLNDYAEPAVTAIGQKVGSTFRPTSDEGYTTPFAISHYDTPVNLPEYAEPLPPEPEYATPFSDQLSDSNLPTLTGIVHSNAHRHAGGRKTSSHSQYDCPSHRMLSNGYCTPALHNNGPRPVSVVYAEPKSCDSLLQKHTYEEPL; encoded by the exons GTAATGGCTGTGGACATACCCTGCTGGGCACAGAGTCGGGCACATTGGCCTCTCAGAACTATCCAGGCACCTACCCCAGTAACACCTGGTGTAAGTGGAGGCTTCGAGTGCCAGAAGGACGAACGCTGCGGCTGCTGTTTGGGGATTTTGACATTGAGAGCAGTCCGGGCTGCAAGAATGGCTCTCTGGTGATCACAGACAAGAGTGGAGAGCCCAGTCTGG GTCCAGTGTGTGGGAGGCTTGATGCATCACAGAAGAATGTGACACTGAGAAGCAATGAAGTGATAATAACCTTCAGGTCAGGCCCGCACCGCTCTGGACGAGGGTTTCTACTGTCCTACGCCACGGACCAGTATCCAG ATCTCATTTCTTGTTTACAACGAGGATCTCATTCCAGCTCGCCACTTTTGAG tgtttactGCCCTGCTGGATGTAAGAATGTCACAGGGGATGTTTGGGGAAACTCTGAGCAGGGTTACAGAGAT ACCTCAGTCCTGTGCAAGTCTGCGGTCCACGCTGGAGCTGCATCTGATAGTCTGGGAGGCCGAGTCACTGTGAACCGTGGGAGAAGTCTGACACTTTATGAATCAACCTTTTCCAATGGAATCCTATCAAAAAC GGGATCATTATCTGAAAAGAAGCTGCTCTTCACCCAAG AATGCAACAACATCCTGAGTATTACCGGGTTAAATGCCTCATCTTTCTGGGATAAAAACAGTCAAGAGCACACAATGTTCTGGTCCTCCAAAAACATGGGTTCTAGCCATAAGGTCCTACCCTGGGAAGCAAACAGCAACGATGCATCCCCGTGGATGGAGCTGGGGCTGAGCGATAAAAGCACTATCACAg GAATAATAACAACAGGATCAAACAACTACCACATAGAGTCCTACAGCCTTTTTTTCAGCAAGGACAGGAAAACTTGGAAGCTTTACAAAGGAGCTCTCAGCAAAGAAAAAAGG GTGTTTGAGGCCTACACTGACGGCCACCTCAGGGTTCTCAACAGCTTTTTCCCTCCTGCGGTGGCTCGGTTTGTTCGGCTGCAGCCACTGAGCTGGCACGGTCGAGCTTCAGCTCAGGTACAGGTCCTCGGCTGTCCCGTTGCCAAGGTTACACCGAGGTCACAGCCACCCGCTG GTCCAACAGAATCTCCATCCATCAATACACCACAGCCCAGCAGCCCTCCTACCCCCACAGATGTCCCCGTGTTAGTGGAGACCAGACTCA ACACTTCCACTCCTGCAGGCTCCAGTCAGCCGGTCATAGTGGCAGTGGGCGTGGTCCTGGGCCTGATCATGTGCGGCAGTTGTTTGTTGGCTGGAGTCTGGTGGAAGAGAAG gaaaaaagagtcacaaatgAAGTACTCCTTACCCACAA GTTGTCAGAGTTTCCAGGCAAAGAGTCTCTCTGGTTCCCCATCAGAGCTCATCTCTTACCCTCTGGAGAGAAACGTCCATGATGCTCTACCCAACCCTCCTCTAAATG ACTATGCAGAGCCTGCTGTTACAGCTATTGGACAGAAGGTTGGTTCCACATTCAGACCCACCTCAGATGAAGGCTACACCACGCCCTTCGCCATCAGCCACTATGACACTCCTGTGAACCTGCCGGAGTACGCCGAGCCTCTTCCCCCGGAGCCGGAGTACGCCACGCCGTTCAGCGATCAGCTCTCAGACTCCAACCTGCCGACTCTGACTGGGATTGTTCACAGCAATGCACACAGACATGCTGGTGGCAGGAAAACATCCAGCCACTCTCAGTACGACTGCCCGTCTCACAGGATGCTGTCCAATGGCTACTGCACGCCAGCTCTACATAACAACGGCCCCCGGCCAGTCAGCGTGGTCTACGCTGAgcccaagtcatgtgactcttTACTACAGAAGCACACATATGAGGAGCCTTTGTGA
- the si:ch211-79k12.2 gene encoding oocyte zinc finger protein XlCOF6 produces MDKETCSDIRAQSSWMEMHQFIGELLTSGNTLKDPPGVLNAAWGVASGASLEPLQPPRPARDKPEAQPGRQGQPGASQRRADVHNACTCPGCPYSTSPPSFEALKQRQTLSLAPNSDAACHPKDLSSSAPMSLSMCLPDTTEPSCSTTDLGTRTSSRPQREEAERGTQNPEQTPPSRASSGPVSHLSMFPCLCCQILRNQEGSDSPFSHAHHHFHHHHCPLTSCLPCPHSHAPQLSGPFPCLPCQRTFPTCTQVCHHQHRQTHTQQQEERGRAASSLLSLHPCMHCSASFSRPSQLLQHQRSEHTHKPSGFLCTECGRAFNSHSNLRIHLNVHTGARPYSCSDCGKSFSQSGALKIHRRIHTGERPYSCGFCGRGFPHLAGVRAHQRTHTGEKPYCCTQCGKCFTQSGALKIHMRIHTGERPFICSFCGKGFSNRSGIRFHYRTVHGLAPEHSGEAGDVDQGPAGRGYQPGRPRTSASVVLNTPNSQDNNPHTAPDPREAPAARPGGESKPPSEGVNPGSSSREGLPYACEDCGLRFKDAPSRNRHQTLMHYSNEGREEEEEEEEEEEGRKELSTNRDNSAE; encoded by the exons ATGGACAAAGAGACGTGCAGCGACATT CGTGCTCAGTCCTCCTGGATGGAGATGCATCAGTTTATTGGTGAACTTCTCACATCTGGAAACACCCTGAAGGATCCGCCAGGTGTGCTGAACGCGGCGTGGGGCGTGGCCTCCGGCGCGTCACTGGAACCTCTGCAACCACCTCGACCTGCCCGGGACAAACCAGAGGCCCAGCCCGGCCGGCAGGGGCAGCCTGGGGCATCACAGAGGAGGGCAG ATGTGCATAATGCCTGCACCTGCCCTGGCTGCCCGTACTCCACGTCTCCACCTTCCTTTGAGGCTTTAAAACAGAGGCAGACCTTGTCTTTGGCCCCTAACTCTGACGCAGCGTGTCACCCCAAAGACCTCAGCAGCTCTGCTCCGATGAGCCTCAGCATGTGTTTACCGGACACGACTGAACCGAGCTGCAGCACGACTGACCTCGGGACCAGGACGTCCAGCCGGCCGCAGAGGGAAGAAGCAGAGCGAGGGACTCAGAACCCGGAGCAGACTCCTCCTTCCAGAGCCTCCTCGGGCCCCGTGTCCCACCTCTCAATGTTCCCCTGCTTGTGTTGCCAGATCCTGAGGAACCAGGAGGGTTCAGACTCCCCGTTCTCTCACGCCCATCACCAtttccaccaccaccactgtcCTCTAACCTCGTGTTTGCCGTGCCCTCACTCTCACGCTCCACAGCTCTCCGGCCCGTTTCCCTGCTTGCCTTGCCAGCGCACCTTCCCCACCTGCACTCAGGTGTGTCACCACcagcacagacaaacacacactcagcaacAGGAGGAACGAGGACGGGCCGCGTCCTCCCTGCTGTCGCTGCATCCCTGCATGCACTGCTCCGCCTCGTTCTCCAGACCGtcccagctgctgcagcaccagCGCTCCGAACACACCCACAAGCCGTCCGGCTTCCTGTGCACCGAGTGCGGCCGGGCCTTCAACTCGCACAGCAACCTCCGCATCCACCTCAACGTCCACACCGGGGCCCGGCCCTACTCCTGCTCCGACTGTGGGAAGAGTTTCAGCCAGTCTGGGGCTCTGAAGATCCACAGGCGGATTCACACGGGCGAAAGACCATATTCCTGTGGATTCTGCGGAAGGGGGTTTCCCCATTTAGCCGGGGTCCGGGCCCATCAGAGGacccacacaggagagaaaccctaCTGCTGTACCCAGTGTGGGAAGTGTTTCACCCAGTCAGGAGCGCTTAAGATCCACATGCgcatccacacaggagagagaccctTCATCTGCAGCTTCTGTGGGAAAGGCTTTTCGAACCGCTCCGGGATCCGGTTCCACTACCGCACGGTTCACGGACTGGCCCCCGAGCACAGCGGAGAAGCTGGGGATGTGGATCAGGGGCCGGCAGGCCGTGGTTATCAACCCGGGCGTCCCAGGACGTCTGCCAGCGTTGTGCTAAATACCCCCAACAGTCAAGATAACAACCCCCACACGGCTCCAGACCCCAGAGAGGCTCCTGCTGCTCGTCCTGGTGGTGAGAGCAAACCTCCGTCAGAGGGAGTAAacccaggcagcagcagcagagaggggcTTCCGTACGCATGTGAAGATTGTGGCCTGCGCTTTAAGGACGCCCCGTCCAGGAACAGACACCAGACACTGATGCACTACTCCAatgaggggagagaggaggaggaggaggaggaagaggaggaagaggggaggaAGGAGCTGAGCACAAACCGTGATAACAGTGCAGAGTGA
- the wu:fe05a04 gene encoding oocyte zinc finger protein XlCOF28 — translation MSIEYTIDIQLTELGYSDLLQPQESSGRGQQPVEGKEAGAKQTSDTEQQQQQQQHGAQSLQEEEAVKGRGSVPTVSAGQDSSREDGDSAEMQQDVEDDSDDSEVSETFEEEEIDEEDDDDEGEDGINNESSLSGDYPCSVCDLQLPSKFKLQDHMNLHTGARPYCCAECGKRFCQIYNYRVHLRTHAQSQVDRPTCRICLRTFASQEDLTIHLSRTHFENEFYECDLCKRVFASLKECEYHVQLHKCKRDVVCEVCGRSFSSQKSLTRHRKKTCRRIFKCTDCSKTFINKNGLLKHSFSHLGLLPYTCVRCRCHFRLAKLYRLHKCEPERIHCVACLREFLSEQDFQQHKKDTGCWGNQEPKGDEIRCLECGQRFDTTEELKKHAGAHQRVLKCAECGKGFRSALLLMSHMGGHAGKSPCLCQSCGLGFPHQQNYDSHRKTCGQTPKPPVSNSKKRQASKSSSSSSSEPKKVNAKPDSSSEATNKAAEPAVSLNQPAEPVTDPPGPEPAAAGGVPAGSAPSDGLWKLTLDKRPPPGVKLVVFLPVCATQSNGLPLPSAVSPTLSASTMQVQPQETFPPVLKEHLGGNAPLDAPLNLVTGIKHDPELEVPLDLSKKCNSSNCNILRIKSEPGEFEISEEANSTERPEFKNDSSKALLKADPEETNRSITDPIDLSSCSINTRSSGLLTDIKREPQPPDIDPLLNRSRQLPEREIKMEVDVPQPADVEN, via the exons ATGTCCATTGAATACACCATTGACATCCAGCTGACAGAGTTGGGATATTCAGACCTCCTGCAGCCGCAGGAGAGCTCAGGTCGAGGccagcagccagtggagggGAAAGAAGCTGGTGCAAAACAAACCTCAGAtactgaacaacaacaacaacaacaacaacatggtgcACAAAGTCTCCAAGAGGAAGAAGCTGTGAAAGGCAGAGGGAGTGTCCCCACAGTGTCTGCTGGAcaggacagcagcagagaggatgGTGATTCAGCAGAGATGCAGCAGGATGTGGAGGATGACTCAGATGACAGTGAGGTTTCAGAGACGTTTGAGGAAGAAGAGATCGATGAGGAAGATGACGACGATGAGGGGGAGGATGGGATAAACAATG AGTCGAGTCTTTCAGGCGACTACCCCTGCAGCGTCTGTGATCTCCAGCTGCCGTCTAAGTTCAAGCTGCAGGACCACATGAACCTGCACACCGGAGCACGGCCGTACTGCTGCGCCGAATGTGGAAAGCGATTCTGCCAGATTTACAACTACCGCGTCCACCTGCGTACCCACGCTCAGAGCCAAGTGGACCGGCCCACATGCCGGATATGTCTGAGAACGTTTGCGTCACAGGAAGATTTAACAATTCACCTTTCAAGGACTCATTTTGAGAACGAATTCTACGAGTGTGACCTGTGCAAACGTGTGTTCGCCTCCCTGAAGGAGTGTGAATATCACGTTCAGTTGCACAAATGTAAACGAGATGTCGTGTGTGAGGTATGCGGCCGCAGCTTCTCCTCTCAGAAATCTCTCACCCGCCATCGGAAGAAGACGTGCCGTCGGATTTTTAAATGCACGGACTGCTCAAAGACCTTTATTAATAAGAACGGTCTCCTGAAACACAGCTTCTCCCATCTGGGTTTGTTGCCTTACACCTGCGTACGATGCCGCTGCCACTTCCGCCTGGCCAAGCTCTACCGCCTGCACAAGTGTGAACCTGAACGCATCCACTGCGTGGCGTGTCTCAGAGAGTTCCTCAGCGAGCAGGACTTCCAGCAGCACAAAAAGGACACCGGTTGCTGGGGCAACCAGGAGCCTAAAGGGGACGAGATCAGATGTTTGGAGTGCGGGCAGAGATTCGACACGACCGAAGAGCTGAAGAAACACGCCGGGGCTCACCAGAGGGTGCTGAAATGTGCAGAATGTGGGAAAGGTTTCCGCTCAGCCTTGCTGTTAATGTCCCACATGGGCGGCCATGCTGGAAAGTCTCCCTGCCTGTGTCAGAGCTGTGGACTGGGCTTCCCCCACCAGCAGAACTACGACAGCCACCGCAAGACCTGCGGACAGACACCCAAACCGCCTGTG AGCAACTCCAAGAAACGCCAAGCCTCAaagagctcctcctcctcctcgtctgaGCCAAAAAAGGTAAATGCAAAACCAGACTCATCATCAGAGGCAACAAACAAAGCGGCTGAGCCTGCGGTTTCCTTAAACCAGCCTGCTGAACCAGTGACTGATCCTCCTGGTccagaaccagcagcagcaggaggcgtTCCTGCTGGCTCCGCTCCATCAGACGGATTATGGAAACTGACGCTCGACAAACGGCCGCCTCCAGGTGTTAAACTGGTCGTGTTTCTTCCTGTCTGTGCAACTCAAAGCAACGGCCTGCCGCTCCCATCTGCCGTCTCTCCAACACTCTCAGCTTCTACTATGCAAGTCCAGCCTCAAGAGACTTTTCCTCCAGTTTTAAAGGAACACCTGGGAGGGAATGCCCCCTTAGACGCCCCTCTGAACCTGGTGACTGGGATCAAACATGATCCAGAGCTGGAAGTGCCTCTGGATTTATCTAAGAAGTGTAACTCGTCTAACTGTAATATTCTTCGTATTAAAAGTGAGCCTGGAGAGTTTGAAATCTCAGAAGAGGCTAATAGCACAGAGAGACCAGAATTTAAAAACGACAGCAGCAAAGCACTTCTTAAAGCAGATCCAGAAGAGACAAATAGATCCATAACAGATCCCATAGATCTCTCCAGTTGTAGTATTAATACGAGATCCTCTGGACTTCTAACAGACATTAAGAGAGAGCCTCAGCCTCCTGATATTGATCCGTTATTAAACAGATCTCGCCAGCTGCCAGAGAGAGAAATTAAGATGGAGGTTGATGTTCCACAGCCTGCTGATGTAGAGAATTAA